One region of Desulfovibrio intestinalis genomic DNA includes:
- the hemL gene encoding glutamate-1-semialdehyde 2,1-aminomutase, protein MDTTSRQLFEKAQAVIPGGVNSPVRACHNVDSQPLFIAEAHGCHLTDVDGRQYIDFVLSWGPMILGHDEPSVTRAVCDAAHRGTSYGAPCPDEVKLAEAVVAAMPSLEMVRMVNSGTEATMSALRLARAVTKRDKVLKFVGCYHGHADPFLAAAGSGLATFSIPGTPGVPAAVVADTLLAPYNDLDAVKECFARHGESIAAIIVEPVAANMGLVLPKPGFLEGLRAICDQHQSLLIFDEVITGFRAAFGGAQARFKVDPDLTTFGKIIGGGLPVGAFGGKRRFMELIAPRGGVYQAGTLSGNPLAMAAGLATLGILKKSDYAALEDRTRAFAFSLRDIITSKGVPLQMPTLASMFCPYFSEHEVTDFASAQKCDQKLFTSFYKQMRAQGIYLAPSGYETGMVSFAHTDDDFSRALDAARKVLF, encoded by the coding sequence ATGGATACGACTTCGCGCCAGCTCTTTGAAAAAGCCCAGGCGGTCATTCCCGGCGGCGTCAATAGCCCTGTGCGGGCCTGCCACAATGTGGACAGCCAGCCGCTCTTTATCGCCGAAGCCCACGGCTGCCACCTCACGGATGTGGACGGACGCCAGTACATCGATTTTGTGCTCTCCTGGGGCCCGATGATCCTTGGACATGACGAACCTTCCGTCACCCGCGCCGTGTGCGATGCCGCCCACCGTGGAACCAGCTACGGCGCGCCTTGCCCAGACGAGGTAAAGCTGGCTGAAGCTGTGGTGGCCGCCATGCCCAGCCTTGAAATGGTGCGTATGGTCAATTCCGGCACCGAGGCCACCATGAGCGCCTTGCGTCTGGCCCGTGCGGTCACCAAGCGCGACAAGGTACTCAAGTTCGTGGGTTGCTACCACGGGCATGCCGACCCCTTCCTGGCTGCTGCCGGATCGGGGCTGGCCACCTTCTCCATTCCCGGCACGCCCGGGGTGCCCGCCGCGGTGGTGGCCGACACCCTGCTGGCTCCCTACAACGATCTGGACGCGGTCAAGGAATGCTTTGCCCGTCACGGCGAAAGCATCGCCGCCATCATCGTGGAGCCCGTGGCTGCCAATATGGGCCTCGTGCTGCCCAAGCCCGGCTTTCTTGAAGGCTTGCGCGCCATATGCGACCAGCACCAGAGCCTGCTCATTTTTGATGAAGTCATCACGGGCTTTCGCGCGGCCTTTGGCGGTGCGCAGGCTCGCTTCAAGGTTGATCCCGACCTCACCACCTTTGGCAAGATCATCGGCGGCGGCCTGCCCGTTGGGGCGTTTGGCGGCAAACGGCGGTTTATGGAACTGATCGCGCCCAGAGGCGGCGTGTATCAGGCAGGCACGCTTTCGGGCAATCCGCTGGCTATGGCCGCCGGGTTGGCCACGCTTGGCATTCTTAAAAAGTCCGATTATGCCGCGCTTGAAGACCGCACGCGCGCGTTTGCCTTCAGCCTGCGCGACATCATCACTTCCAAGGGCGTGCCCTTGCAGATGCCGACTCTGGCTTCCATGTTCTGCCCCTATTTCAGCGAACACGAAGTGACGGATTTCGCCAGCGCGCAAAAGTGCGATCAAAAGCTCTTCACCAGTTTTTATAAGCAGATGCGCGCCCAGGGCATCTATCTTGCGCCTTCGGGCTATGAAACCGGTATGGTGTCCTTCGCGCATACGGACGACGACTTCAGCCGGGCGCTGGACGCAGCCCGTAAGGTTCTCTTTTAG